The DNA region TTTTCATTTGAAAAAATTCGAATCTTTGATCGGTAAGGACTGATTTTAGGGACAATCGTCGCAAAAAATTATCTTTCGGAACGTCATATATGCGATCTTTTTTTCAGTCTTTGCTGTCGAATCGTTTTCTTCGGTATATAGTTTACGTATTTTTCATATACTTAGGCATTTATTTTCTTTTTTCCAGACTTTCCCGCGGCTCGTCGAACAAGTTTTTTTCTAAATTGGATTCCACGCTGTTTAAACCCCTAAGTTCCTTTAGGCGTGAGGATGATGCTAGGGAATTCGGAGTCGAGCAAGGAGCTGTTTCGATTTCCGCAATGAAAGTGGATGAAAAGTCGATCTCTCCCAATATCGATATTTCCGGTTTAATCGATTTTACCGAAAAGGTGGATTTATATTCCAAAATCGGCGGGCGGCTGGAAAAAATATTCGTAAAGGAAGGGGAAGAAGTTTCTCAAGGGCAAAAACTGTTTAAAGTCGAAAGTCTCCAGATGGAACTCGAATTGATGAAACAGCAGGCGACTTTGGAATCATCCCGGTCTCAGGTCAAATTGGCGAAGGAAAAATACGATAAGGCGCGGATGGGCGTGTACGCCAAAATCCAGGAGATGGAAAAAAGCCGCGCAGTTTTTGAAAAGACCAAAGAGGAACTGGAAAAGGCTCGTAATACGTTTCTCGGTATTGAAGAGATTTATAAAGCTGGGGGAATGAGCCGCGAAGAATTCGAGACCGCCAAATTGAATCTTACGGCAAAGGAAACGTCCTTCGGCATTTCAAAACGGGATTTGGAAATCCATAGCATTAATCTTACAGACGAAGACATCATAAAAAACGGTTTCGTTGTACCAAAATCGAGAGAGGACAAACTCGAGCTTTTTAAAGAAATCAATACCCAGATCGAAAAAGCGGAGTTAGAGGTCGCGGACGGGGTTTTTAGATCACATGAGGCCCAGGTGAACTCCACCAAGACGATGCTCAAGGAAACGATCATATTTTCTCCTATTAAGGGTGTAGTTGCCAAAAGATACAAAAACGAAGGGGAACTTCTAACGGGCACTTCCGGAAACCAGGCGGTTCTAACCGTAATCAATATCGATAAGGTTTACGGAGTTCTGAATATTTCTGAAACGGATTCGACCGTTTTGAAGAAAGGGATGAAAGTCGAATTTACGGCCGACGTTTATAAGGAGTCCAAGTTTCGGGGCCAAGTGGAGACAGTTAGCCCTTTGGTGGACCAAAAGGCACATACCGTAGAAGTCCGCGCTTTAGTGGATAATAAGGATAGGAGATTGAAGCCCGGAATGTTCATCCGGGCCAACGTAGTATTGGGATCGCCGGTTCCGACAATCCTGATTCCTTCCACGGCTGTCCTTTCGAATGATTCCGGCAGGAACTCCGTCTTTTTGGTAAGGGAAGGTCATTGTTATACGAACGACGTTAAGATCGGCAAGAAGCAGGGGGACGAAATCGAAATCCTCCAAGGTCTCCAGAAGGACGACGTCATTTTATTGGATCGTTTGTCTCAGCTTAGAGACGGTATGGCGGTCTCTCCTAGTTTTGTCCGCTAATGGAAAGCATTCTTAAGTTTTGCGTTCGCCGACCCGTAACCGTATCCATGGTTTGGACGGCCCTGGTAATGTTCGGATTGATCGCCTTACAGAGGCTGAAGATCAATTTGATGCCCGAACTCGAGTTTCCGAAAGTAACGATCGTTACTGCGTATCCGAATTCCTCCGCCGAAGAAGTGGAAAATCTGATCACAAAACCCGTATCAGACGCGGTAGGCACTGTCGGCGGAGTAGAATCGGTGAATTCCGAATCTTTCGAAGGCAGGTCGGTCGTTACGATCCAGTTTTCGAACCGTACCTCCTTGGAATACGCGGTCATCAATGTCCGCGAAAGGATCGATTTGGTACGGGATCTTTTACCTCAGGACGCAAGTAAACCCGTCGTTACCAGGTTCGATCCTTCCCTTTCTGCATTTCAGGAAATCGTAATTTTTCCGCAGGGTAGAATCACCGATCGGGATCTTCGATCCTTTTTGAACGACAATGTTAGGGTCTATTTCGAGCGGATCGAAGGACTTGCTTCCGTTCAATTTTCCGGAGGTTTTCAGCGGGAAATTTCGGTACAAATCGATTCCGATAAGATGAATGCGTATAATATCTCTTTGTTCGACGTCCGCCGGGCAATCAATTCCTCCAACGTAAGCGCTCCCGCCGGCAGCCTTCCGGTCGGGGATAAGGATTATCTCGTGAGAGCGGTCGGGGAGTACGATTCGATCGAATCCATTGCGGAAACCATAGTCGGAAATAATTCCCAGGGGATTCCTATTCGTTTGGGATCGTTCAGTGCGATCCGTTCGGGGTATCGAGAGAGAACCGGAATCGCAAGATATAACGGTAAAGAATGTATCATCGCGTATTTGTATAAGGAATCGGGACGGAATTCCGTCGAAATCTCCGACAACGTTCAGAGAGAGCTTACCTCGATCAACAACAAGTTCAAAAACGAACTGAAAGCCGAGATCGTATATGACGAATCCAAGTTCATCAAGGAATCCATTTCGGGGGTTACAGGCGCTCTCGTTTCCGGAATGATTTTGGCCTTCTTCGTACTTGTTTTCCTTTTGAGAAACGTTAAGAGTCCGTTGATTCTTCTGACGGTGATTCCGGCTTCCTTGTTTTCCACTCTGCTTTTATTTTATATCTTCGGCATTTCCCTTAACATGATGTCCTTGGGCGGTATGGCGCTCGGCATCGGGATGCTTTTCGATACCAGTAACGTGGTTTTTTCCGCAATCGAAAGGAATCTATCCAGAGGAATGGAAGTCGCAAAGGCGGCAGTGAACGGAACGTCGGAAGTGACCGGCTCGGTCGTTTCCGCAACTCTTACTACCGTTATCGTCTTTCTTCCGATCATTTTCTTTAAGAGTATGATCGGTATCGTTTTCGGCGAAATGGCTATCGCAATCACTATCTCGCTTTTGATGAGTTTATTCGCCTCCTTGACCGTGATTCCGATGCTGACTGTCGTTCTTTACGATATTCCTTTGGAACCGGCCTTCTTGAAGGAAAAAGTGTTCGAGCGTTCCGAGGATTTTCATAGGAATCTTTTAGCAAAATACGAAGCGCGTCTTTCCCATTATTTAGATAAACCAAAATCTCTCTTCGTTTTGATTGGTCTTTTATTCGTATTTTCGATCGCGTTTCTTTTTATTATTCCGAAGGAATTTATTCCAAAGGTGGATACAGGAGAGTTTTCGATTCTACTAAAAACGAGGAATGGTTCTTCTTTGGAGGCCACATCCGATGCGGTGGAGTCCGTGGAGAGGGTTTTATCTGCGGAAAAAGATACGAAAAGCGTCATTTCTAGGATCGGATACGAAGAAGATCAATTGTCCGGAAGAAGAAACGGCAATTGGGGGACAAATCGGGCGGCTATCCGGGTCGTGTTAAAGGATGGCGGGAGATCTTCGGACTCGTTTATCCGAAGTGTGAGAAAGAAATTCCATTTTTCCGAAGAAGTGGAACTTCATTTCGAGAACAGCGGTGATATTCTCGCCTCCGTGGTTTCTCCGGACTCTAACGGACTTAGCTTGGAGATTTTGGGAGAGGATCTCCGTACTTTGAGCGATATCGGCGAAAAGCTGAAATCCATTCTCTCCAAAATTCCGGGCGTCAAAGATCCTCGCCTCAGCATGGAGGATAAAGCGATCGAATACGAATTGAGTTTCGACCCCATTAAGGCTAGCATGCTCGGCCTTAATAACGACTATCTGTCCAATTATCTTAGGATCGCCAATTACGGATCGATCGTCACCAAAATCAAGGTCGCGGATCGTAGCACGGATGTTCGTATGGGTTTCCGCAAGGAAGACGTGGATTCCCTCCAAAAAATTTTGGATACGAATATCCAGGCTCCGAACGGCAGCTTGGTGCGATTGTCCCAGATCGGAAAAGTGGAAAGGACGAATTCTCCGATTTCCATTATTCGATCCGGGAATTCCCGGGTGAATCTTGCTACCGCCGATCTGGACTTGAAAGCGGCCAATAATCCGATTGAAGACGTAAAGGATGCGATTTCGCGTCTGAAGTTGCCTGACGGTTATCGGATTAAATTCTCGGGCGAACAGGAGAATATAGAGAAATCCTTTTCCGACCTTAGCCTTTCCTTCGTTTTAGCGATCGTACTTATCTATATGCTGCTAGCGAGCCAATTCGAATCTCTATTGTATTCTTTGATTATGATTTGCACGATCCCTCTTATGTTTATCGGGGTCTTTCCGGCATTGTTTCTTTTTGGAAAGAGTCTTAACGTGAGTTCCTTCATGGGGCTCGTGCTTTTACTTGGAGTCGTCGTAGACAACGCTGCTCTTTATTACGAGTACGTTCATCTCCTTTTAAAACAGAATCTCCCCTTGAAGAAAGTGATTTTAGATAGCGGGCGGATCGTTTTGAGACCTATTCTGATGAATAACGCCACCACTATTCTCGGTTTGATTCCCATCATGTTCGAACTTCAGAGGGGTACCGAATTCCAATCTCCGATGGCGATCGTAGTGATCGTGGGACTCTTCACTTCCTTTTTCTTTAGCTTGTATCTGATTCCCGTCCTTTTCTTTCATTTATTGAGCCGTAAGGCGCGCTGATGAGTTTATGCAACCAGAGAGCCGAAATCGAAATCTGAAACGACCTCTTACAGTAGCCATGTTTTTTGCAGGCCTGTTGTTGTTCGGGGTCCTTTCCTTTTTTCAGGTTCCGCTGACTCTCTTTCCGACTTCGGACTATCCTGGATTGACGATCTCCGTGGAATATCCGGGAGCGGATGTCGGTACTGTGGAAGAAACGCTAACGATTCCGATTGAGGAGATCATTTCCAGCGTGGGCGGGATCGAGGAGATTCGTTCCTCCGCGGAACGAGGTAGGTCCGAAATCAACGTGGAATTTCAGAAAGGTTCCGATCTGGATCTGAAGGGATTAGAGATCCGGGAACGAGTGGATCTCGTATCGGGTCGATTTCCGCGGGAAGTGCATAAGCCGATGATCTATCATTATGATCCGGATCAAAAGCCGGTACTGATTCTTTCGCTAGAAAGCGATAAGTTCGATTTTACGACCCTACGGAGTATTGCGGATAACGAACTGAAACGGTATTTGGAAAATATAGAGGGCGTGAGCAAAATCGCTGCGTCCGGCGGCAAACTCCGGGAAATTCTGATCGGCTGTGACATGCAAAAGCTTCGGGCCTACGGTTTAGACCTGCATGAAATTCAGAAAGTACTGCAGGCAAACAATCGATCCGCCTCCATTGGTTCGGTACGATCGGAAGGAAACCGTTTCAACATGTTCTTGTCCGGCAAGTACCGTAATTTACGGGAGATCCAAAAACAGCCCATTCTTTCCAAGGAATCGGGTAAGACGTTTTTTTTGGAGGAGGTCGCCGACATTTCCTACTCTTTTCGGGACGAGTCCAGTTCAGCTCGGATCAACGGAAAAGACACCGTTAGCGTTTACGTTTATAAATCTTCCGTAGGGAATCCCCTTCAAATTTCTTCCGACGTCGATAAGACTTTAGCGGAGCTGAAACTCCCGCACGTCAAATTTAATATCGCTTACGACCAGTCGGATACGGTCCGCAAAACTTACCGTAATACCGCTATTTCCGTCGTGTTCGGTATGATCGCTCTGGGAATTTCCCTCTTGGTTCGAAAGAAATACGGTAACTTCGAAGTTTTTTCCACTTTACTAGTTCAATTTATCGTAATCTTTTTTTTGTTCCAATTTCTGCTGTTCGTCTTTAAGGCAAACTACGACATAATTGTCCTTTGCGCAGAAACGATCGGATTCGCTTTGTGGATCGTACTTTATCCTTTTCTGTCCAAAGGAGGAAAATACGGGGAAGAATTCGACTTCGAACATACCGCGGGAGAATTTTTGTCGCTTGTCATCATCGTTCTTTCCCTTTGTTTTCCTCTCTACTACCTGGATCGAGACACCGGAGAATCGACATTACGATTCGGGACGTTTCTTTCCCTGTATCTTAGTCTCTGCTATTTTTCTTTCGGCCCTTTGCACAGTATTCTAGATCTTGCACGGAGGAGATTCCAGCGCAATTATACGATGATTCCTATGGAAGAGTCCGATTCCTATACGAGTCTCCCGGATTTTCCCTCTCGTTTCCATCTTTCTCGGCGGCGACTCATTCCTGTGTTTTTGGTGATCGTTATTTTGGGGATTTGGAGATTCGTTTCGGTGGAAAAAGAATTGTTCTACTCGGTGGAAAACCGAAAGATTTTGGGTTTTGTGGAGCTCCCCGCTGATTTTAATTTTCCGCAAACGGACGCGATTACAAAGGAAGTGGAGAATAAGATCCTTCAGTTCCCTGGAGTTACCGAAGTTGCGTCGCGGATCGAGCCGGGGCATTCCTTTTTGGTGATCACTCTAGACGAGGGTAAAATCAAATCGGACGAATTTATCAACGGTATCAAAAAAGAAGTCGGCGGTTTAAAGCCTGCTTTTTGTTACTTTTCACGGGAATCCGAATCCTCCAAATTCAAGGAAGTAAAGATCGATATTTTGGGAGATAATTATAATCGCCTAAACGATTTGGCGCAGGATTTGGCGGGAAAAGCTTCCTCTATCTCCGGAGTGGAAGACGTGATCCTGAACTATAAGGCCCCCAGGGACGAATTAGAGCTTTCTCTGAATCATCAGAAAATTTCGAATTCCACTTTGAGTAACTCGGAGGTCGCAGGCTTTTTGAAAACGGCGATCCAAGGTTCGGTTATTTCTAAATTCCTGGATGATAACCGGGAATTGGATATTCGCCTGCGCGCTCTTAAGGAATTCAGGAACTCCCCCCAAAGTTTGGAAAAGTTGGTCGTTAAAAACCAAATGGGGAAATACATTCCCGTCCCCGAACTTTCCTCAAAAAAGGAGTCCCGAACCCCTACGAAGATCTTCCGAAAAAACAAAAAAAGAACCCTATCCTTTTCCATTTTGAGTTCGGGGCTTTCTTTTTCAGAGATCAAAAATTCCGTACTTAAAGAGCTCGGTAAGGACCTTCCCGAAAACTATTTTATCGAATTAGGCAGGAATATGGAGAGGATCGTGGAGACAGAACGTCGTCTTTACGGAGTTTTGGGTTTTTCCTTTCTTTTGATCTTCATGATTTTGGCGTCCTATTTCGAATCATTTTTTAAACCCTTGCCGATTTTACTCGCGAGCTTACCGATCTTTTTCGCGACTTTGATCCTGGCTTCTTTCGTCTTCGGCTCGCTTTCTCTTCCGGTTTATCTCGCATTGCTTCTCACGGTCGCGGTCGTATGTTTTCAATCTCTATTTTTGGTCAGAAATCCGAAATTGAAGTCGGCAGGTTGGGGTAGGGAGTCCTTTCTCGCGGTGTCGATTTTTTTCCTCCCTCAGATTCTGTTTCCTAGGGAAGGAGGTAAATTCCTGATGGAATTCGAAGTTACGATTCTAGTCGGAATGGCATGTTCCATGCTCGGGCTTTATTTCGTTCGCTTCCAATCTTCGACGTCGAACGAGAAATTATCCGTTTCCGAAATTGTCTCCGTAGTTTCCGAACCTATCTTGTCGAAACGCAAGACCAAAAAGAAAACCAAATGAGTTTCGAGGAATCTTTATGAAGAAAAAAAAAGAACCCAAAATCACGGAATCCCCGGCGCCTCGGACGTTTCAGGCTCCACCATCGTCTCAGATAGGAGAAGGAAGAAAAGGTTTCGTTCCTTTTTTGAAATCCATTGCAGCGATTGTGTCCTCCAGATTCCGCGCTCTGTCCGGATCGATTAGAGTCGCAGTCGCCATCGTTTTTGTTGCAGTGATTTTTCTGTTTTTACGGTCGTGGGGAAATGCCAAGTGCATCTCCGGAAACTGTAAGGACGGTCTCGGCTCCTTGGAATATCGTAACGGAGACATTTACGAAGGGATGCTGAAGGATAAGGTTCCTGTCGGATACGGAGTGTACCGAAATCCCCAGGGAGATTATTTTCAGGGTAGTTGGTTAAACGGGCTCAAGCACGGCGAAGGCGAATATACTTATCCGAATGGCGCCAAATATGAAGGTACGTTCGTCATGAATCATAAACAGGGAAACGGAACGTACACTTGGGCTGATGGTACCGTTTTGAAAGGTTATTGGTTGAACGATGAACCGGAAGGGAAGGCAGTTTTACGACTACCCGACGGCACAAGCCTCTCGGGAACCTATTCCCACGGTGTGATTTCCGAAGGGGAAGGAATTTATATGTATGTAGACGGTTCCAAATACATTGGATCGTGGAAAGGAGGAAAAAGAGACGGATTCGGCACTCTCGTTTCCCCCGAAGGTTTGATCGTATTTCGCGGAACCTGGGCAATGGACCGTCAGTTAGAACAAAGGGAAGAACGAATCGTCCCGAAAACGGAACCGACGACTCCGACAAAAAAACACCATAAAGGAAAAAGAAAATGAAACTGAATTCGGAATCCATTCGGACT from Leptospira fletcheri includes:
- a CDS encoding MORN repeat-containing protein, which gives rise to MKKKKEPKITESPAPRTFQAPPSSQIGEGRKGFVPFLKSIAAIVSSRFRALSGSIRVAVAIVFVAVIFLFLRSWGNAKCISGNCKDGLGSLEYRNGDIYEGMLKDKVPVGYGVYRNPQGDYFQGSWLNGLKHGEGEYTYPNGAKYEGTFVMNHKQGNGTYTWADGTVLKGYWLNDEPEGKAVLRLPDGTSLSGTYSHGVISEGEGIYMYVDGSKYIGSWKGGKRDGFGTLVSPEGLIVFRGTWAMDRQLEQREERIVPKTEPTTPTKKHHKGKRK
- a CDS encoding efflux RND transporter permease subunit, whose translation is MQPESRNRNLKRPLTVAMFFAGLLLFGVLSFFQVPLTLFPTSDYPGLTISVEYPGADVGTVEETLTIPIEEIISSVGGIEEIRSSAERGRSEINVEFQKGSDLDLKGLEIRERVDLVSGRFPREVHKPMIYHYDPDQKPVLILSLESDKFDFTTLRSIADNELKRYLENIEGVSKIAASGGKLREILIGCDMQKLRAYGLDLHEIQKVLQANNRSASIGSVRSEGNRFNMFLSGKYRNLREIQKQPILSKESGKTFFLEEVADISYSFRDESSSARINGKDTVSVYVYKSSVGNPLQISSDVDKTLAELKLPHVKFNIAYDQSDTVRKTYRNTAISVVFGMIALGISLLVRKKYGNFEVFSTLLVQFIVIFFLFQFLLFVFKANYDIIVLCAETIGFALWIVLYPFLSKGGKYGEEFDFEHTAGEFLSLVIIVLSLCFPLYYLDRDTGESTLRFGTFLSLYLSLCYFSFGPLHSILDLARRRFQRNYTMIPMEESDSYTSLPDFPSRFHLSRRRLIPVFLVIVILGIWRFVSVEKELFYSVENRKILGFVELPADFNFPQTDAITKEVENKILQFPGVTEVASRIEPGHSFLVITLDEGKIKSDEFINGIKKEVGGLKPAFCYFSRESESSKFKEVKIDILGDNYNRLNDLAQDLAGKASSISGVEDVILNYKAPRDELELSLNHQKISNSTLSNSEVAGFLKTAIQGSVISKFLDDNRELDIRLRALKEFRNSPQSLEKLVVKNQMGKYIPVPELSSKKESRTPTKIFRKNKKRTLSFSILSSGLSFSEIKNSVLKELGKDLPENYFIELGRNMERIVETERRLYGVLGFSFLLIFMILASYFESFFKPLPILLASLPIFFATLILASFVFGSLSLPVYLALLLTVAVVCFQSLFLVRNPKLKSAGWGRESFLAVSIFFLPQILFPREGGKFLMEFEVTILVGMACSMLGLYFVRFQSSTSNEKLSVSEIVSVVSEPILSKRKTKKKTK
- a CDS encoding efflux RND transporter periplasmic adaptor subunit, whose amino-acid sequence is MRSFFQSLLSNRFLRYIVYVFFIYLGIYFLFSRLSRGSSNKFFSKLDSTLFKPLSSFRREDDAREFGVEQGAVSISAMKVDEKSISPNIDISGLIDFTEKVDLYSKIGGRLEKIFVKEGEEVSQGQKLFKVESLQMELELMKQQATLESSRSQVKLAKEKYDKARMGVYAKIQEMEKSRAVFEKTKEELEKARNTFLGIEEIYKAGGMSREEFETAKLNLTAKETSFGISKRDLEIHSINLTDEDIIKNGFVVPKSREDKLELFKEINTQIEKAELEVADGVFRSHEAQVNSTKTMLKETIIFSPIKGVVAKRYKNEGELLTGTSGNQAVLTVINIDKVYGVLNISETDSTVLKKGMKVEFTADVYKESKFRGQVETVSPLVDQKAHTVEVRALVDNKDRRLKPGMFIRANVVLGSPVPTILIPSTAVLSNDSGRNSVFLVREGHCYTNDVKIGKKQGDEIEILQGLQKDDVILLDRLSQLRDGMAVSPSFVR
- a CDS encoding efflux RND transporter permease subunit codes for the protein MESILKFCVRRPVTVSMVWTALVMFGLIALQRLKINLMPELEFPKVTIVTAYPNSSAEEVENLITKPVSDAVGTVGGVESVNSESFEGRSVVTIQFSNRTSLEYAVINVRERIDLVRDLLPQDASKPVVTRFDPSLSAFQEIVIFPQGRITDRDLRSFLNDNVRVYFERIEGLASVQFSGGFQREISVQIDSDKMNAYNISLFDVRRAINSSNVSAPAGSLPVGDKDYLVRAVGEYDSIESIAETIVGNNSQGIPIRLGSFSAIRSGYRERTGIARYNGKECIIAYLYKESGRNSVEISDNVQRELTSINNKFKNELKAEIVYDESKFIKESISGVTGALVSGMILAFFVLVFLLRNVKSPLILLTVIPASLFSTLLLFYIFGISLNMMSLGGMALGIGMLFDTSNVVFSAIERNLSRGMEVAKAAVNGTSEVTGSVVSATLTTVIVFLPIIFFKSMIGIVFGEMAIAITISLLMSLFASLTVIPMLTVVLYDIPLEPAFLKEKVFERSEDFHRNLLAKYEARLSHYLDKPKSLFVLIGLLFVFSIAFLFIIPKEFIPKVDTGEFSILLKTRNGSSLEATSDAVESVERVLSAEKDTKSVISRIGYEEDQLSGRRNGNWGTNRAAIRVVLKDGGRSSDSFIRSVRKKFHFSEEVELHFENSGDILASVVSPDSNGLSLEILGEDLRTLSDIGEKLKSILSKIPGVKDPRLSMEDKAIEYELSFDPIKASMLGLNNDYLSNYLRIANYGSIVTKIKVADRSTDVRMGFRKEDVDSLQKILDTNIQAPNGSLVRLSQIGKVERTNSPISIIRSGNSRVNLATADLDLKAANNPIEDVKDAISRLKLPDGYRIKFSGEQENIEKSFSDLSLSFVLAIVLIYMLLASQFESLLYSLIMICTIPLMFIGVFPALFLFGKSLNVSSFMGLVLLLGVVVDNAALYYEYVHLLLKQNLPLKKVILDSGRIVLRPILMNNATTILGLIPIMFELQRGTEFQSPMAIVVIVGLFTSFFFSLYLIPVLFFHLLSRKAR